In a genomic window of Streptomyces roseoviridis:
- a CDS encoding sigma-70 family RNA polymerase sigma factor — MTSPAHRTSHERLLTALTPLLAAESRAEAPAAGMEAGDLEQAVWLRLLERLQEDGPPEHPADWLRRAVRAEARRARRASARERPYRGEPAQEAQRSPEHSALVAERRRTLRAAVRRTPGRCPRLLAAMLHPDDPTYREIAGALGISQGSLGPMRSRCLGCLRRMLAAEVPAPVARGRVP, encoded by the coding sequence ATGACTAGCCCCGCGCACCGCACCTCCCACGAGAGGCTGCTCACCGCCCTCACGCCCCTGCTCGCCGCCGAGTCCCGGGCGGAGGCACCGGCCGCCGGCATGGAGGCCGGAGACCTCGAACAGGCCGTCTGGCTGCGGCTCCTGGAACGGCTCCAGGAGGACGGACCCCCCGAACACCCCGCCGACTGGCTGCGCCGGGCCGTGCGCGCCGAGGCCCGCCGCGCCCGCCGGGCCTCCGCCCGCGAACGGCCCTACCGCGGCGAACCGGCCCAGGAGGCACAGCGCTCCCCCGAGCACTCCGCCCTCGTCGCCGAGCGCCGCCGCACCCTGCGCGCCGCCGTCCGCCGCACCCCCGGCCGCTGCCCCCGGCTGCTCGCCGCGATGCTGCACCCGGACGACCCCACCTACCGCGAAATCGCAGGAGCGTTGGGTATCTCACAGGGCAGTCTGGGGCCGATGCGTTCCCGTTGCCTGGGATGCCTGCGCAGAATGCTCGCTGCGGAGGTTCCCGCCCCGGTCGCACGGGGAAGGGTGCCGTAG
- a CDS encoding GNAT family N-acetyltransferase, giving the protein MGMSVTISAADAQDAEHILKLQYLCYQREAEIYQDWSIEPLTQSLDALRAELVEGRGFVARLGSEIVASVRGRLDEDGTVRISKLIVHPRLQRHGLGGRLLDVVESHFAGEPAPAAKRFQLFTGHRSEANLRLYRSKGYEQVATREIGPRLTLVTLEKAA; this is encoded by the coding sequence ATGGGCATGAGCGTGACCATCTCAGCGGCAGACGCGCAGGACGCGGAGCACATCCTCAAGCTGCAGTACCTCTGCTACCAGCGCGAGGCCGAGATCTACCAGGACTGGTCCATCGAGCCGCTCACCCAGTCGCTCGACGCCCTGCGGGCCGAACTCGTCGAGGGCCGGGGCTTCGTCGCCCGCCTCGGCTCCGAGATCGTCGCCTCCGTACGCGGCCGGCTCGACGAGGACGGCACCGTCCGGATCTCCAAGCTCATCGTCCACCCCCGCCTCCAGCGCCACGGCCTCGGCGGCCGGCTCCTCGACGTCGTCGAGAGCCACTTCGCCGGCGAGCCCGCCCCCGCCGCCAAGCGCTTCCAGCTCTTCACCGGCCACCGCAGCGAGGCCAATCTGCGGCTCTACCGCAGCAAGGGATACGAGCAGGTCGCCACCCGCGAGATCGGCCCCCGCCTCACCCTCGTCACCCTGGAGAAGGCCGCCTAG
- a CDS encoding methionine ABC transporter ATP-binding protein: MITTSGLTKVYESRGRQVTALDGVDLHVREGEVFGVIGQSGAGKSSLIRCVNLLERPTSGTVTVDGVDLTALAGRSRRAGKDLRRARSSIGMVFQHFNLLSSRTVKDNIELPLEILGVSGAERGRRALELLDLVGLADKARAYPGQLSGGQKQRVGIARALAGKPKVLLSDEATSALDPETTRSILQLLRDLNQQLGLTVLLITHEMDVVKTICDSAALMQKGRIVESGTVGELLATPGSQLAAELFPVSGAATGPDRTVVDVTFHGETATQPVISQLSRTYNIDISILGAAMDTVGDRQIGRMRIELPGRYEDNVVPVGFLREQGLQIEIVEPQDRPAPAEAPVLAKEGAK, from the coding sequence GTGATCACCACTTCGGGCCTGACCAAGGTCTACGAGTCGCGAGGCCGCCAGGTCACCGCTCTGGACGGCGTCGACCTCCATGTCCGCGAGGGCGAGGTCTTCGGCGTGATCGGCCAGAGCGGCGCCGGAAAGTCCTCGCTCATCCGCTGCGTCAACCTCCTGGAGCGCCCCACCTCCGGCACCGTGACCGTCGACGGCGTCGACCTCACCGCCCTCGCCGGCAGGAGCCGCCGCGCCGGCAAGGACCTGCGCCGCGCCCGCAGCAGCATCGGCATGGTCTTCCAGCACTTCAACCTGCTGTCCTCGCGCACCGTCAAGGACAACATCGAGCTCCCCCTGGAGATCCTCGGCGTCTCCGGCGCCGAACGCGGCCGCCGCGCCCTGGAACTCCTCGACCTCGTCGGCCTCGCCGACAAGGCCAGGGCCTACCCCGGCCAGCTCTCCGGCGGCCAGAAGCAGCGCGTCGGCATCGCCCGCGCCCTCGCCGGCAAGCCCAAGGTCCTCCTCTCCGACGAGGCCACCAGCGCCCTCGACCCGGAGACCACCCGCTCCATCCTCCAGCTGCTGCGCGACCTCAACCAGCAGCTCGGCCTCACCGTCCTGCTCATCACCCACGAGATGGACGTCGTCAAGACCATCTGCGACTCCGCCGCCCTCATGCAGAAGGGCCGCATCGTCGAGTCCGGCACCGTCGGCGAACTGCTCGCCACCCCCGGCTCCCAGCTGGCCGCCGAGCTCTTCCCCGTCAGCGGCGCCGCCACTGGCCCCGACCGGACCGTCGTGGACGTCACCTTCCACGGCGAGACCGCCACCCAGCCGGTGATCTCCCAGCTCTCCCGTACGTACAACATCGACATCTCGATCCTCGGCGCCGCCATGGACACCGTCGGCGACCGCCAGATCGGCCGCATGCGGATCGAACTCCCCGGCCGCTACGAGGACAACGTCGTCCCGGTCGGCTTCCTGCGCGAGCAGGGCCTCCAGATCGAGATCGTCGAACCGCAGGACCGCCCGGCGCCCGCCGAGGCCCCGGTCCTGGCGAAGGAAGGTGCCAAGTGA
- a CDS encoding methionine ABC transporter permease produces the protein MTWSEMQPLLEQGTVDTLYMVLWATVVTVIGGLPLGILLVLTDKGGLLQNLPVNKVVGAIVNVGRSLPFIILLIALIPFTTLVVGTFIGPTAMIVPLAIGAIPFFARLVETAIREVDHGLVEAVQAMGGGIPTIVRKVLLPQALPSLVSAVTTTVIVLIGYSAMAGAVGGEGLGSKAVTYGYQRFDTTFMLVTVVVLVVIVTVVQLIGDGIVRLLARRGRTA, from the coding sequence GTGACCTGGTCCGAGATGCAGCCGCTGCTCGAGCAGGGCACCGTCGACACCCTCTACATGGTCCTGTGGGCCACCGTCGTCACCGTCATCGGCGGCCTGCCCCTCGGCATCCTGCTCGTCCTCACCGACAAGGGCGGACTGCTGCAGAACCTGCCGGTGAACAAGGTCGTCGGCGCGATCGTGAACGTGGGCCGCTCGCTGCCCTTCATCATCCTGCTGATCGCGCTGATCCCCTTCACCACCCTCGTCGTCGGCACCTTCATCGGCCCCACCGCGATGATCGTGCCGCTCGCCATCGGCGCCATCCCCTTCTTCGCCCGGCTCGTCGAGACCGCGATCCGCGAGGTCGACCACGGACTCGTCGAGGCCGTCCAGGCCATGGGCGGCGGCATCCCCACCATCGTCCGCAAGGTCCTGCTCCCGCAGGCCCTGCCCTCCCTCGTCTCCGCCGTCACCACCACCGTGATCGTGCTCATCGGCTACTCCGCGATGGCCGGCGCGGTCGGCGGCGAAGGACTCGGCTCCAAGGCCGTCACCTACGGATACCAGCGCTTCGACACCACCTTCATGCTGGTCACCGTCGTCGTCCTGGTCGTGATCGTCACCGTCGTCCAGCTCATCGGTGACGGGATCGTCCGCCTCCTCGCCCGCCGCGGCCGCACCGCGTAA
- a CDS encoding MetQ/NlpA family ABC transporter substrate-binding protein, giving the protein MRKNTKLTAGIAATAALALGLTACGTSSDPSSTKDGAGSADKPLVVAASPTPHADILEFVEKNLAEKAGLKLQVREFTDYVLPNTATETGQVDANFFQHKPYLDDFNKKNNTHIVPVVNVHLEPLGLYSKSLKSVKDIKAGQTVAVPNDTTNEGRALHLLADNGLITLKAGVGTDAKLSDITDKKGLEFKELEAATVPRALNDVDAAVINGNYAIEAKLQPAKDALVLEKAQGNPYANFLAVKEGNEKDARVRKLVELLNSPEVKKYIEDTYKGSVVPAFGTPAK; this is encoded by the coding sequence GTGCGCAAGAACACCAAGCTCACCGCGGGCATCGCCGCCACCGCCGCCCTCGCCCTCGGCCTCACCGCCTGCGGCACCTCCTCCGACCCGTCCTCCACCAAGGACGGCGCCGGCTCCGCCGACAAGCCCCTCGTCGTCGCCGCGTCCCCGACGCCGCACGCCGACATCCTCGAGTTCGTCGAGAAGAACCTCGCCGAGAAGGCGGGCCTGAAGCTGCAGGTGCGCGAGTTCACGGACTACGTCCTGCCGAACACCGCCACCGAGACCGGCCAGGTCGACGCCAACTTCTTCCAGCACAAGCCGTACCTCGACGACTTCAACAAGAAGAACAACACCCACATCGTCCCGGTGGTGAACGTCCACCTGGAGCCGCTCGGCCTCTACTCCAAGAGCCTGAAGTCGGTGAAGGACATCAAGGCCGGCCAGACCGTCGCCGTCCCCAACGACACCACCAACGAGGGCCGCGCCCTGCACCTGCTCGCCGACAACGGGCTCATCACCCTCAAGGCGGGCGTCGGCACCGACGCCAAGCTCTCCGACATCACCGACAAGAAGGGCCTGGAGTTCAAGGAGCTGGAGGCCGCCACCGTGCCCCGCGCCCTGAACGACGTCGACGCCGCCGTCATCAACGGCAACTACGCCATCGAGGCCAAGCTCCAGCCCGCGAAGGACGCCCTGGTCCTGGAGAAGGCGCAGGGCAACCCCTACGCCAACTTCCTCGCGGTCAAGGAGGGCAACGAGAAGGACGCCCGCGTCCGGAAGCTCGTCGAGCTCCTCAACTCGCCCGAGGTGAAGAAGTACATCGAGGACACCTACAAGGGCTCGGTCGTCCCGGCCTTCGGCACCCCCGCGAAGTAG
- a CDS encoding GNAT family N-acetyltransferase gives MELRMTTTFPSISISTDRLVLRAYEEADIPAFVEMMNDELVVAWTAVPHPYTRADAETWVRRIAPAERTEGRGIVFAVTEFLTQRLVGTVHLHNTNWRTRATEVAYVTAPWARGEGYATESVLAVAQWLFGDRGFERLELRTAADNTASQQVAQKIGCISEGVLRNAWIARSQTESGEWADIRTDLIVWSLLPEDLDGVADQMAEAGYSTYADWS, from the coding sequence ATGGAGCTGCGCATGACTACGACCTTCCCGTCCATCTCCATCAGCACGGACCGGTTGGTGCTGCGCGCGTACGAAGAGGCCGACATCCCCGCCTTCGTGGAGATGATGAACGACGAACTCGTCGTGGCCTGGACCGCGGTACCGCACCCGTACACCCGTGCGGACGCCGAGACATGGGTCCGCAGGATCGCTCCTGCTGAACGCACCGAAGGCCGCGGGATCGTCTTCGCCGTCACCGAGTTCCTCACCCAGCGCCTCGTCGGCACCGTCCACCTCCACAACACCAACTGGCGCACGCGCGCCACCGAGGTCGCCTATGTGACCGCCCCCTGGGCCCGCGGCGAGGGGTACGCCACCGAGTCCGTCCTCGCCGTCGCCCAGTGGCTCTTCGGCGACCGCGGCTTCGAACGGCTCGAACTGCGTACCGCCGCCGACAACACCGCCTCCCAGCAGGTCGCCCAGAAGATCGGCTGCATCAGCGAGGGCGTCCTGCGCAACGCCTGGATAGCGCGCAGCCAGACCGAGTCCGGCGAATGGGCCGACATCCGCACCGACCTCATCGTCTGGAGCCTCCTCCCCGAGGACCTCGACGGCGTCGCCGACCAGATGGCCGAGGCCGGCTACTCCACCTACGCCGACTGGAGCTGA
- the cbiE gene encoding precorrin-6y C5,15-methyltransferase (decarboxylating) subunit CbiE, with protein MADRVTVIGWDGSPLTAAARSALAAATLVAGAAHHLALPEVPPAAERVRLGSVDLAARRIAAHRGTAVVLADGDPGFFGVVRTLRAPEHGLEVEVVPAVSSVAAAFARAGMPWDDARIVVAHQRTLRRAVNVCRAHPKVAVLTSPGAGPAELALLLDGVHRTFVICEALGTEREQVSVLTSDKAADHAWRDPNVVLVIGGGNSAAGWLMGHDTPAVRGWALPTEETGGHTGQDATLRAAQLARLGPRLGDLVWDIGCAGGAFAVEAARFGAAVIAVDSEPGACARTSAAARHAGVQLQTVPGRAPHVLESLPEPDVVRIGGGGVPVVTACTDRRPERIVAHAATRDEAEAVGAALADGGYAVECSLLQTVGLDPRDWTERARSVVFLLSGHRA; from the coding sequence ATGGCCGACCGGGTCACGGTGATCGGCTGGGACGGCTCACCCCTCACCGCGGCGGCCCGGTCCGCCCTCGCCGCCGCCACCCTCGTGGCCGGCGCCGCGCACCACCTGGCGCTGCCCGAAGTGCCGCCCGCCGCCGAACGCGTCCGCCTCGGCAGCGTCGACCTCGCCGCCCGCCGCATCGCCGCCCACCGCGGCACCGCCGTCGTCCTCGCCGACGGCGACCCCGGCTTCTTCGGCGTCGTCCGCACCCTGCGCGCCCCCGAACACGGCCTGGAGGTCGAGGTCGTCCCCGCCGTGTCCTCCGTCGCCGCCGCCTTCGCCCGCGCCGGCATGCCCTGGGACGACGCCCGGATCGTCGTCGCCCACCAGCGCACCCTGCGCCGCGCCGTCAACGTCTGCCGCGCCCATCCCAAGGTCGCCGTCCTCACCTCGCCCGGCGCGGGACCCGCCGAACTCGCCCTCCTCCTCGACGGCGTCCACCGCACCTTCGTCATCTGCGAGGCCCTCGGCACCGAACGCGAACAGGTCAGCGTCCTCACCTCCGACAAGGCCGCCGACCACGCCTGGCGCGACCCCAACGTCGTCCTCGTCATCGGCGGCGGCAACTCCGCCGCGGGCTGGCTGATGGGCCACGACACGCCCGCCGTACGCGGCTGGGCCCTGCCTACCGAGGAGACCGGCGGCCACACCGGCCAGGACGCCACCCTGCGCGCCGCCCAACTCGCCCGCCTCGGCCCGCGGCTCGGCGACCTCGTCTGGGACATCGGCTGCGCCGGCGGCGCCTTCGCCGTCGAGGCCGCCCGCTTCGGCGCCGCCGTCATCGCCGTCGACAGCGAGCCCGGGGCGTGCGCCCGCACCTCGGCCGCGGCCCGGCACGCCGGCGTCCAGCTCCAGACCGTTCCCGGCCGCGCCCCGCACGTCCTGGAGAGCCTGCCCGAGCCCGACGTCGTCCGCATCGGCGGCGGGGGAGTGCCCGTCGTCACCGCCTGCACCGACCGCAGGCCCGAGCGGATCGTCGCGCACGCCGCCACCCGCGACGAGGCCGAGGCCGTCGGCGCCGCCCTCGCCGACGGCGGCTACGCGGTCGAATGCTCCCTGCTCCAGACCGTCGGCCTCGACCCGCGCGACTGGACCGAGCGCGCCCGCTCCGTCGTCTTCCTCCTGTCCGGGCACAGGGCCTGA